One Setaria viridis chromosome 7, Setaria_viridis_v4.0, whole genome shotgun sequence genomic region harbors:
- the LOC117863522 gene encoding probable polyol transporter 4 isoform X2, giving the protein MADASAAANGGRNKYAVLDRSEEQERELDVRRRPPVPESERRRRERFVYTCAVFASLNAILLGYDVGVMSGCIIYIQKDLHITEFQQEILVGCLSVVSLLGSLSGGRTSDAIGRKWTMGLGAIVFQIGAVIMTFAPSFTVLMIGRLLAGVGIGFGAMVSGVYIAEISPAGARGTLTSLPEICINFGILLGYVSNYAFSGLSEHINWRVMLGVGILPSVFIGFALFVIPESPRWLMMEKRVSEARAVLLQISESEAEVEERLSEIEEAAGLMKSMKSEEKEVWRELLNPSPAVRRMLYAGCGIQLFQQITGIDATVYYSPTIFKDAGIKSDQELLAATVAVGFTKTVFILVAIFLIDKVGRKPLLYVSTIGMTACLFLLGVALTLQKHAMGLMSPRVGIDLAIFAVCGNVAFFSIGMGPICWVLSSEVFPLRLRAQGSALGQVGGRVSSGLVSMSFLSMARAISVAGMFFVFAAISTISVLFVYFCVPETKGKTLEQIEMMFESGDEWRGGEIELEDTQHLIPSDKKSVPLG; this is encoded by the exons ATGGCGGATGCCAGCGCGGCGGCCAATGGCGGCAGGAACAAGTACGCGGTTCTTGATCGGAGCGAGGAGCAGGAGCGGGAGCTGGACGTCCGGAGGAGGCCGCCGGTGCCcgagagcgagaggaggagaagggagcgGTTCGTGTACACCTGCGCGGTCTTCGCCTCGCTCAACGCCATCCTCCTCGGCTACG ATGTTGGTGTCATGAGTGGCTGCATCATCTACATACAGAAAGATCTCCACATAACCGAGTTTCAGCAAGAAATCCTAGTAGGCTGTCTGAGCGTGGTCTCACTCTTGGGAAGCCTATCAGGTGGACGAACATCTGATGCAATTGGCAGGAAATGGACAATGGGCCTTGGTGCAATTGTGTTCCAGATAGGCGCAGTCATCATGACATTTGCTCCATCATTCACTGTGCTTATGATTGGGAGGCTACTAGCTGGAGTGGGCATTGGCTTTGGTGCCATGGTATCTGGAGTGTACATTGCCGAAATCTCCCCAGCTGGTGCCCGTGGGACTCTCACATCCCTTCCTGAGATATGCATCAACTTTGGGATCCTTCTAGGCTATGTTTCCAATTATGCCTTTTCAGGCCTTTCTGAGCACATCAATTGGAGGGTTATGCTCGGCGTCGGTATCCTTCCATCTGTCTTCATTGGTTTTGCACTTTTCGTGATCCCAGAGTCCCCTAGGTGGTTGATGATGGAGAAGAGAGTGTCAGAAGCAAGAGCAGTGCTGCTACAGATAAGTGAGTCTGAAGCTGAAGTTGAAGAACGGCTGTCTGAGATCGAGGAAGCTGCAGGTCTTATGAAATCAATGAAATCTGAGGAGAAGGAAGTGTGGAGAGAGCTTCTGAACCCTTCTCCCGCCGTTCGTCGGATGCTGTATGCTGGCTGTGGTATTCAATTGTTCCAACAAATTACTGGGATTGATGCTACTGTCTATTACAGCCCAACAATTTTCAAGGATGCTGGGATCAAGTCTGATCAGGAGCTTCTTGCTGCGACTGTTGCTGTGGGTTTCACCAAGACAGTGTTCATCTTGGTTGCAATTTTCCTCATTGATAAAGTTGGAAGGAAGCCACTTCTTTATGTCAGCACCATTGGCATGACTGCATGCTTGTTTCTCTTGGGGGTGGCACTTACATTGCAAAAGCATGCCATGGGGCTTATGTCTCCACGTGTTGGGATCGATCTAGCAATTTTTGCAGTTTGTGGGAACGTTGCATTCTTTTCAATTGGCATGGGACCAATATGTTGGGTCTTGTCATCAGAGGTATTTCCTTTAAGATTACGAGCTCAAGGATCAGCACTTGGTCAAGTAGGCGGTAGAGTGAGCAGTGGTTTGGTTTCCATGTCATTCCTTTCTATGGCCCGCGCTATATCTGTGGCAGGAATGTTCTTCGTCTTCGCTGCAATATCAACTATCTCTGTACTGTTTGTGTACTTTTGTGTGCCAGAGACAAAAGGGAAAACACTGGAGCAGATTGAAATGATGTTTGAAAGTGGGGACGAATGGAGAGGAGGTGAAATTGAGCTTGAGGATACACAGCATTTAATACCGAGTGATAAGAAGTCTGTACCTCTTGGTTGA
- the LOC117863523 gene encoding uncharacterized protein At4g19900, which produces MRRPDRDSSSRRQSQGHVRANVHMAVAAQVQQAKSSMATPPASPTTTMPAARKPLHLLLLSLSLPVLLLLLSLVFLLSHTTFSLLICPLLPQPPSRRNATSTSSSSSGDSLGVSMYKTLQAFHDSTPPSRSNVTTTSSSSASLGLSMDKTVQAFHHDSGAAPPPPPPLPAAPASAVKTTSSSKKASAKRNKSLLKLLLRSTPQTRRFAARAGELFASPCTDRFFMTWLSPLVQFGRRELLVLESLFRWHRGACLLVASDTMDSAGGRDRLRPFLERGLRVAAASPDFAYLLRGTPAEAWLAAVQRGGVSPGSVPLGQNLSNLLRLALLYRYGGAYLDADVVVLRHFSGLRNAIGAQAVDEATGGWRRLNNAVMVFDRAHPLLHEFIAEFAAAFDGSKWGHNGPYLVSRVAARLRHRSPGLNLTVLPPRAFYPVHWSKIGGLFVAPKDRRGERWVKAKVENIKGESFGIHLWNRESRGLEVEEGSVIGRLISDSCLFCNSSMLVKQESQ; this is translated from the coding sequence ATGCGGAGACCAGATCGAGATAGCTCCTCACGTAGACAAAGCCAAGGTCACGTACGTGCTAACGTGCACATGGCTGTAGCGGCGCAGGTGCAGCAAGCCAAGAGCTCCATGGCCACTCCTCCCGcgtctccgacgacgacgatgccggcggcgcggaagccgctgcacctgctcctcctctccctctcgctccccgtcctcctcctcctgctctccctcgtcttcctcctctcgcACACCACCTTTAGCCTCCTCATCTGCCCTCTCCTGCCGCAGCCGCCTTCACGGCGCAATGCGACGAGCACCAGTAGTAGTAGCAGTGGTGACAGCCTCGGTGTCTCCATGTACAAGACCTTGCAAGCGTTCCATGACTCGACGCCCCCGTCAAGGAGCAATGTGACGACCACCAGTAGTAGTAGCGCCAGCCTTGGTCTCTCCATGGACAAGACCGTGCAAGCCTTCCACCATGACTCGGGGgcggcaccaccgccaccgccgccgttgccggctgctcctgcttctgctgttaagaccaccagcagcagcaagaagGCGTCCGCGAAGAGGAACAAGAGCCTCCTCAAACTCCTGCTCAGGAGCACACCGCAGACGCGGCGGttcgcggcgcgcgcgggcgagctCTTCGCGTCCCCTTGCACGGACCGCTTCTTCATGACGTGGCTCTCCCCACTGGTGCAGTTCGGCCGCCGCGAGCTCCTCGTCCTCGAGAGCCTCTTCCGCTGGCACCGCGGCGCCTGCCTCCTGGTCGCCTCCGACACCATGGACTCCGCGGGCGGCAGGGACAGGCTGAGGCCGTTCCTCGAGCGCGgcctccgcgtcgccgccgcctcgccggacTTCGCCTACCTCCTGCGCGGCACCCCCGCCGAGGCGTGGCTCGCCGCGGTGCAGCGCGGCGGCGTCAGCCCCGGGAGCGTCCCGCTCGGGCAGAACCTCTCcaacctcctccgcctcgcgcTGCTCTACCGGTACGGCGGCGCCTacctcgacgccgacgtcgTCGTCCTCAGGCACTTCTCCGGCCTCCGCAACGCCATCGGAGCGCAGGCCGTCGACGAGGCCACGGGCGGCTGGAGGCGACTGAACAACGCCGTGATGGTGTTCGACAGGGCGCACCCACTGCTGCACGAGTTCATCGCCGAGTTCGCCGCCGCGTTCGACGGGAGCAAGTGGGGGCACAACGGGCCATACCTGGTGTCCCGGGTGGCGGCGAGGCTGCGCCACCGGAGCCCCGGGCTCAACCTGACGGTGCTGCCGCCGCGGGCATTCTACCCCGTGCACTGGAGCAAGATCGGCGGTCTGTTCGTTGCGCCCAAGGATAGGAGAGGCGAGAGGTGGGTGAAGGCCAAGGTGGAGAACATCAAAGGCGAGAGCTTCGGCATCCACCTATGGAACAGGGAGAGCAGGGGGCTCGAAGTGGAAGAGGGGAGTGTCATTGGCAGGTTGATTTCAGACAGCTGCCTGTTCTGCAATTCTTCCATGCTTGTAAAGCAAGAATCGCAATAG
- the LOC117863522 gene encoding probable polyol transporter 4 isoform X1, with product MESVKMRPATAATKQEYRRMELVGGEEGEELDEAEWLHRAEAQSQRRRRGQRYAFSCALFASLNGILLGYDVGVMSGCIIYIQKDLHITEFQQEILVGCLSVVSLLGSLSGGRTSDAIGRKWTMGLGAIVFQIGAVIMTFAPSFTVLMIGRLLAGVGIGFGAMVSGVYIAEISPAGARGTLTSLPEICINFGILLGYVSNYAFSGLSEHINWRVMLGVGILPSVFIGFALFVIPESPRWLMMEKRVSEARAVLLQISESEAEVEERLSEIEEAAGLMKSMKSEEKEVWRELLNPSPAVRRMLYAGCGIQLFQQITGIDATVYYSPTIFKDAGIKSDQELLAATVAVGFTKTVFILVAIFLIDKVGRKPLLYVSTIGMTACLFLLGVALTLQKHAMGLMSPRVGIDLAIFAVCGNVAFFSIGMGPICWVLSSEVFPLRLRAQGSALGQVGGRVSSGLVSMSFLSMARAISVAGMFFVFAAISTISVLFVYFCVPETKGKTLEQIEMMFESGDEWRGGEIELEDTQHLIPSDKKSVPLG from the exons ATGGAGTCGGTGAAGAtgaggccggcgacggcggcgacgaagcaGGAGTACCGGAGGATGGAGCTCGTCGGCGGGGAAGAGGGGGAGGaactggacgaggcggagtggCTGCACCGTGCCGAGGCGCAgagccagcgccgccgccggggccagCGGTACGCCTTCAGCTGCGCGCTCTTCGCGTCGCTCAACGGCATCCTCCTCGGCTACG ATGTTGGTGTCATGAGTGGCTGCATCATCTACATACAGAAAGATCTCCACATAACCGAGTTTCAGCAAGAAATCCTAGTAGGCTGTCTGAGCGTGGTCTCACTCTTGGGAAGCCTATCAGGTGGACGAACATCTGATGCAATTGGCAGGAAATGGACAATGGGCCTTGGTGCAATTGTGTTCCAGATAGGCGCAGTCATCATGACATTTGCTCCATCATTCACTGTGCTTATGATTGGGAGGCTACTAGCTGGAGTGGGCATTGGCTTTGGTGCCATGGTATCTGGAGTGTACATTGCCGAAATCTCCCCAGCTGGTGCCCGTGGGACTCTCACATCCCTTCCTGAGATATGCATCAACTTTGGGATCCTTCTAGGCTATGTTTCCAATTATGCCTTTTCAGGCCTTTCTGAGCACATCAATTGGAGGGTTATGCTCGGCGTCGGTATCCTTCCATCTGTCTTCATTGGTTTTGCACTTTTCGTGATCCCAGAGTCCCCTAGGTGGTTGATGATGGAGAAGAGAGTGTCAGAAGCAAGAGCAGTGCTGCTACAGATAAGTGAGTCTGAAGCTGAAGTTGAAGAACGGCTGTCTGAGATCGAGGAAGCTGCAGGTCTTATGAAATCAATGAAATCTGAGGAGAAGGAAGTGTGGAGAGAGCTTCTGAACCCTTCTCCCGCCGTTCGTCGGATGCTGTATGCTGGCTGTGGTATTCAATTGTTCCAACAAATTACTGGGATTGATGCTACTGTCTATTACAGCCCAACAATTTTCAAGGATGCTGGGATCAAGTCTGATCAGGAGCTTCTTGCTGCGACTGTTGCTGTGGGTTTCACCAAGACAGTGTTCATCTTGGTTGCAATTTTCCTCATTGATAAAGTTGGAAGGAAGCCACTTCTTTATGTCAGCACCATTGGCATGACTGCATGCTTGTTTCTCTTGGGGGTGGCACTTACATTGCAAAAGCATGCCATGGGGCTTATGTCTCCACGTGTTGGGATCGATCTAGCAATTTTTGCAGTTTGTGGGAACGTTGCATTCTTTTCAATTGGCATGGGACCAATATGTTGGGTCTTGTCATCAGAGGTATTTCCTTTAAGATTACGAGCTCAAGGATCAGCACTTGGTCAAGTAGGCGGTAGAGTGAGCAGTGGTTTGGTTTCCATGTCATTCCTTTCTATGGCCCGCGCTATATCTGTGGCAGGAATGTTCTTCGTCTTCGCTGCAATATCAACTATCTCTGTACTGTTTGTGTACTTTTGTGTGCCAGAGACAAAAGGGAAAACACTGGAGCAGATTGAAATGATGTTTGAAAGTGGGGACGAATGGAGAGGAGGTGAAATTGAGCTTGAGGATACACAGCATTTAATACCGAGTGATAAGAAGTCTGTACCTCTTGGTTGA